In a genomic window of Quercus lobata isolate SW786 chromosome 4, ValleyOak3.0 Primary Assembly, whole genome shotgun sequence:
- the LOC115986485 gene encoding UDP-D-xylose:L-fucose alpha-1,3-D-xylosyltransferase MGP4-like, whose product MSAFFLHQRPIHNPFSGPNPLLYRRSSSSRPFIIMSSIFTPIALLLLSLLIILGVLAGMPDFLFSISSNTSSQSKWRDYTLAQAASFVAKNGTVIVCAVSHPYLPFLNNWLISIARQKHQDKVLVIAEDYATLFKVNQLWPGHAVLVPPAPDSQTAHKFGSQGFFNFTSRRPRHLLHILELGYNVMYNDVDMVWLADPFPYLQGSHDVYFTDDMAAVKPLNHSHDLPPPGKKGRPYICSCMIFLRPTSGAKLVMKKWIEELQSQPWSKAKKANDQPGFNWALNKTAGEVDLYLLPQAAFPTGGLYFKNKTWVQETKGMHVIIHNNYITGFEKKIKRFHDFGLWLVDDHALESPLGRL is encoded by the exons ATGTCAGCATTTTTTTTACACCAAAGACCAATTCACAACCCGTTTTCAGGTCCAAACCCATTATTATACCGACGCTCCTCCTCCTCAAGACCCTTCATCATCATGTCTTCAATCTTCACCCCAATTGCTCTTCTTCTCTTATCTCTTCTCATCATTCTCGGTGTCTTGGCTGGCATGCCTGACTTCCTCTTCTCCATTAGCTCTAACACTTCTTCCCAATCCAAATGGCGTGATTACACGCTGGCCCAAGCGGCTTCATTTGTGGCCAAGAACGGTACAGTGATCGTCTGCGCTGTGAGTCACCCTTACTTGCCTTTTCTTAACAACTGGTTGATTAGCATTGCCAGGCAAAAGCATCAGGACAAAGTGCTTGTCATTGCCGAGGACTATGCCACGCTTTTTAAGGTTAATCAGCTTTGGCCTGGCCACGCCGTGCTCGTCCCGCCTGCCCCTGATTCTCAAACTGCCCATAAGTTTGGTTCACAG GGATTCTTTAATTTTACATCCCGAAGGCCACGTCACCTACTCCATATTTTGGAACTTGGATATAATGTAATGTACAATGATGTTGATATGGTCTGGTTGGCTGATCCATTTCCTTATTTGCAAGGGAGTCATGATGTGTACTTCACAGATGATATGGCAGCA GTTAAACCACTGAATCACTCTCATGATTTGCCACCTCCAGGGAAAAAAGGGCGCCCTTACATATGTAGCTGCATGATTTTCCTTCGCCCTACTAGTGGAGCAAAACTGGTTATGAAGAAGTGGATTGAGGAACTTCAATCACAACCATGGTCCAAAGCAAAGAAAGCAAATGACCAACCTGGTTTTAACTGGGCATTGAATAAAACTGCTGGAGAg GTGGATCTCTACTTGCTTCCCCAAGCTGCATTCCCAACAGGAGGATTATACTTCAAGAACAAGACATGGGTGCAAGAGACCAAGGGAATGCATGTTATTATCCATAATAATTATATCACAGGTTTTGAGAAAAAGATAAAGCGCTTCCATGACTTTGGCCTTTGGTTGGTTGATGATCACGCCCTTGAGTCCCCTCTAGGCAGATTATGA